The Thermococcus sp. M39 sequence AGTGTAATGGCACTAGGATATTCCTCATTTTTTATTTTTTCTTGTGCATCCGCCAAACTGCTTTCAAACTCACTAACATTCGCTATGCCTTCAACATTTTTCAATTCAAGTTTGACCTCATTAAGAAGAGTTTGAGCTCTTTCAGCTTCTGAACTCTTTATGTTTTGCAGTTCTCCATTTGCTTGGTTTATGAGTTCAATTGCCCTATCATAGTTGCCTGCATTGAGTTCTTTCTCCGCCTGTACGATCAGCGTTTTTACTGTAGTAACGTCAAATCCTTTTGATTCTAGAGTAGCGTATGTCTCCTTAACTCTATTGAGCAATTCTTTGGCGTAGTCGTGCCGAGCTTTTGAAATAATGTCTTCTGCCTTGCTGATCTCGCTTTTTGCTTTGTCAAGCTCTCCTATCCTGAGAAGATGTTCTGCGTTAAATAGAGCATTATCAACTTCTTCTGACAAATGGATACTATCGTTTCTAAGCTTGCTGAGGAGTTTCCTAAGAGAAGTCAGCTTGGAATATGTTGCAATCACTTCATCTGAAGCAAAAGCGTAAAGATAACCATCATCAGCTCCAACATAAAGAATCCCATTGGCAATTACTGGAGATGAGCGGACGCTTGAGTTAATCAGGTACTTCCATTTTAATTTTCCGCTATCAGCATGGACAGCATAGAGATAGCCGTCATCACAACCGAAATAAACCGTGCCTCCAGATATTGTGGGGGCATTCTGAATGGGTCCTCCAACCTCAAATTGCCATTTTGTTTGGCCGTTTTGAGTGTCAAATGATGCAAGGTAGTGTTTGTGATACAGCTTTGAATAATCTGTTGCAAAGAGATAGAGCTTCCATCGTTCATAATAATAGTAAGAGTAAATAGTACCACCAACTACAGAAACATCTGTTGCAGATGAGGATATTGCCTCGAATTTATTAAGACTATCTGAAGCACTTACATAGTCTTTCCTTCCAAGCTCTCGCTTCCACTTGACTTTTCCACTCATTACATCAAGCGCATAGAGGTATTTTGCACCTGCAATAACATAAACCGTTCCGCTGTCAACGACTACAGACCCGCTTGTTATTGGACCTCCAGCATCAAAAGTCCATATGAGAGCTCCGCTCTTAACCCCTAATGCATAAACCTTCCCATCGTAAGAACCAGCTATTAAGAGTTGCCCATAGACGGCAGGCGAGGCTTCAACTTTTCCTTCAGTTTTGAATACCCACTTCTTCTCTCCGGTAGTTGCGTTTAGGGCATAAATAAATCCCCCAGTAGAGCCGAAAACTACCAAACCATACTCCACAACTGGAGAGGATACTATTGACCCCAAAGCTTCAAATTTCCACTTTAGTTTCCCTGTTTTAGCATCCAATACGTAGAGGTTTCCGTCTAAAGAACCAACGTAAACAGTGTTCTTCCAGACTGCTGGAGAAGCGTCTATTCTGCCATTTGTTTTAAACTTCCATTTGACCTCCCCAGTTAGGGAATCAATCGCATAGAAGTAGTAGTCGCTGGAACCGAAGTAAAGAATCCCTTCGTAAACCGCTGGAGATGATACTATTGGTCCCCCAGTTTTAAACTTCCAAAATAATTCAAGAGGGGGTTCTAAAGCATCGGTGGCAACTCCTGTATGTTGAGGATTGTTCTTGTAGACCCTCCACTCGGTAGCCAAAGCGAGATTTGTAACTAGAGAGATAACTATTAGTGCTGTAATGAAGGTGCTGAATGTAGCTTTTTTCATAATTCCCTCACCTAGTTAGGCCTAATTAAAATCTGATTCTAACAGAAAAGATTAAATGAAATCAGATTCAGAGCTCTTCAAGTTCAAGGTGTTTCTTATCCTTTCTATCTTCTCCAGTCACCTTCTCTGCCGCAATTTCCGGCTCAAGCTCACCCTCTTTTACAGCCCTGATAGTACTCAGGATTTCTTCAAGCTCTTCATCTGCCTCAAAATTAACCCCAGTAGCAAGAGCTTGATCAGTGTAGCCAAGCATGCGGTTCAAATTCTCATTCAAGTTCTGAGCATCGAGTTGTATTTCAACAAGTTTTTGCTCCAGCTCTTCAGGAGACATATTATGGAGGATCTTCCATGTTGGAGTACCTTTCAAAATAGCCTCATTTTCCTTAATTATCATAAGATTGCTAACAAGCATCATCTGCTTGTTTAGCTGTGCATGTGTATTCTGCAAATTCCTCTTTCTCTGATTAAGGGTCTTTATCTTTGTCGCTATCGTCAGCTCCTCACTCTTGCTCCTAGCTCTCTTAGCTTGTTCAAAAAGAAGTGCAATCTGCCTGTCTATCTCCACCATCTCATTCTCTATTCTTCTAATCTGCATGTCAAGCTTTACTTGAGTCTCCCTTAATTGATTTAGTGAAATGTCAAGCGGGTTCTTTTTGCCAAAAAATCTAGAGAAGAAGGTCATTTAAAACTCCTCCATCTCTTTTGATAGCTCTTTTTCCTTGATCTTTTCAAGGACTTCCTCAGTATCTGCCTCTCCGGCTTCAACCTTTGCCCAAGCCTCCATAAGTTCTCTTTCCGTCTGATCTTCAGTGGCTTCAAACTCTGCAATCTCCATCTCAAAGACGCGGTTGAGGCTGCTGACCATCTCATCGAACTCCTTCCCATCAAGGTTCACCTTAATGAGGAACCTTTCTAGCAGTTCTGGTTCAACCTTGATGAGCTTGTCCCATATGCCGACTTTCCTAAGCTCTTTCTCATACCTCTTAACAATAATGAGGTTCTTCACGAGGGTGTACTGCCTTTGGGCTGTCATAAAATCCCTCAACTTAAGCTTCTGCTCCATATCGAGACTCTTAATCTCTTGAGCCAACATCTTCTTCTTTAGTACATCAGCACCAACCCCTTCTTGGAAGAGCTGCTTCTTCTTCCTTTCAATGTTGTTTATCTCCTTTTTTGTCCTTTCCAAGCGGTTCCTAAGCCTTATCTCCTCCTCCTGTAGCTCTCTTAAAGAGAGTTTCTCAATCGGGTTTTTTCTAAATCTATCTAGTATCTTCATCTTCTAACCCCCTTCATCAATACCAATCCAAAACCATCAATGTACTTAACAAACCCATTCTCCTCCTTAGCAACCTCATAAAATGCCTTCTTAACATAAGCTTCATTCCCACAATCCTTCACTTCACTAAATGGCAGGTAGTCCCTTCCGATCAGCTTTGACTTTATGCACTCCTTCACTTTTGCATAGACTTCCTCATCGAGTTCCATGCGTACCAATGGAACGAGGGCCTTCGCATATCTGTCATTTGGATTGTAAATGACCTCTCCAGTCTCAACATCAAGTAACAGTAAAGAAACGTTCTCAGAATAGAAGTTCTGGTGGAACTGATCGGAGTTAACATACTTCTTTATCCGCTCTTCAAAGCCTAATGGGGAAGCTATGAGAAGAATCGTGCGCTCATTCTTTGATGAATCCCTTGCATCGACCAAGTAAGCGTTTACATCAGCAAGCTCCAGCGGGTCAGTATCAAACCCATACTCCGCAAGCTTTTCGACCCTTGTTATATAGTGTCCTTTTAAGAGGAGTTTTTCTTTGCCTCCTAAGAGCTTCTTCTCTTTTAGCTTAACTTCAAGATATCTGTTTTCTGGCAGGTTCTTCAGAGTTTTTTCGTCGAGTGTAGAGGCGAATTTGGAAGTATCCTCCCCCAATTTTTCGCTTATTTCTTCCACTTTGTATGTTTTACCCAAGAGCTTAACTTTGTCCTTGAGCTTGCTCTTCAATCTTCCCAAAAAGTTCAGCTCTTGTATCCTCGCCTCTTCCCTAATCACGAGGCGGGATCCTTTTTCAAGGTTCTCTGAAGCCTTGAGGATCTCATTTATCTTTCTACGCAGCTCCTGATCTTTTTCCATTAGCTCCATTTCTTTTCTCTTAAGTTCCATTTCTTTCTGTTTTAATTGGACACTCCTCCTCTGTATTTCCTCTTCAAGTCTTTTTACTTCCTTCATCATGCTTTCTCTGGCTCTTTCAAGCTCAGCTTGGAGCTTTTCTTGAAGTTCTTTGTCCTTCAATTCAATCAGTTGTTTAGTAAGCTTTTCTTTTTCCTTCTCAAATCTTTCAATAAGCTCCTGCTTTTCCCTTTCCAGCCGTTCTATTTCTTCCATGCTTGCGCGTGAAATTTCTTGCACTATCCTTTCTTTTTCATATTCAAAAGCCTCTGTGATTTCTTTGATATGCTGTCTAAGCTCTTGGACTTTTCTTTCATAAACTGACTTTACCGCCTCTACACTTTCTTTCTTCTCTTTCTCCCAATCCTCAAGCAACGTTCTGAACCAGTCGTACTTGTTGGCCTCGCTGATCGCTTCGTTGAGTTTTTCCTTGTATTTACCCCAAGTCTTTTTGAAATAGTACCGCAAGGGCAGTTTTATGTCTGGATTGTTGAGTTGCTCCTCAATCCATTTGTCCACTCCAATATAGTAAGTTTTCAAGAGTTCTAAAACCTCAGAATCTCTCCTGTAAAGTTTTGTTAGGATGTCATCCTTTGTCATTATCTCGAAGATGTTGTACTTCAGTATCTCATCAACAACTTGGAGTTCTTCCTTAGTGAATCTCCTCCTAGCTGGGTAAAAATTTTCACCGTTGCTCTCAAAGCTCCATGCGAGTATTGCAAGGGCAGCTTCAAATTTAGCTCTGAAATTAGTGTCTAAATCCTTCAAGAAGTATCCACATGAGCCATCTAAGTATTTGTCATATGCACTTTTCACGTCATGCCAGAGTCGTTCTCTTCGTGAGAATTCTTCAACTAAGATGTCTCTGCCTTGTTTTAGAACTCTTTCGGCTGGCCGTAATAAGTTTTTAACACATTCAATATTTCCATCATCAAAAATTGACATTCTTCATCCCTCCAAAAGAGGATCCAAATCTTCTTTCAGCTTTTTAGTCATGTGCTCTACGGCCTCTCCATAGCCTGAAAGGGATAATTTTACCCAAGTTTTGCCATTCTTTGACTCCATAGTGACCTCAATGTCCACGCGGCCCTTTCTCGTGAGTACGAAGTACTTTGTGGACTTTAAGTCTGAAGAATAGTAACGAATGTTGTTTTTAGAAAAAACATAATCTAAAAGCTTTTTAACGATCTCTGGCGGGTCATTGCTCTGATATTCAAGAACCGTTGTAGTAGATCGAATCTGAGATCTCAGATCTTTCTCATGCAATACAAAACTCTCCACGTTTTTAGATGAACTGGGATTGAGCTTTGAGAAGAGTTCTTCTGCAAATTCGGAGATTTCATTGGTCTCAATGATAAAAGTCAAGCCCCTTGGTTTTGAAATTCTTGCGCGCTCTTGCCACTTTTCCAGAAGGTAATCAATTCGTTTTCTTTCTGCATCATCTTCATAGTTAACAATAAAAAGGTATTTCATTTTATTATCCCTCTTTTAGTCTTCTTTCAGCGTCTTCTATGAGCCCAACAACCCTTTCGCAGTACTCTATGATGAATTCTAGATCCTTGTCGCTGGGAGAGTATCCTTCATGGACGACTTTGTTTCTTATATTGTAGAAGATTTTTGGAAGTTCCATTTCAAGCTTAGGAATGTGAATGTTGTGATGATTTAGGTATCTAACAAAGCCAAAATACTTGTCAGCGAATGTGTAGTCATAATTCCCATGCTTTCGGACTCCTAACTCATCTAAATTTACATTAAACTCTTCTAAGAACCTGTTTAATGCAACTTCCATGGCTCCAAGATAAACCATTGCAACGGCCCAGTTTTCAGAGAATTGTGGGTGCTTTGCTATGAATTCATTTAGTCGTGATAGAAATCCCTTTGGTTTTATTTTTACTAATAAGGCGTCGAGTTTATCAGCTAGATACTGGGCTTGTCGCTTTATGTATTCTTGACCGTAAAGGTGTTCTTTTTGGAGGAAGGTTCTTAGGTTTGAGATGTCTGTTTGTAGTGATAAGTGCTGAGACTTGAAGTTTAAGTCGTTGGTTTTTAATGCGCTTATTTTTGAGAGAGTGGATTCAATTATGTTCAAGCTGTTGAGAAAAGCTTCTTTTTCCAGTTTGTTTTCGTTACTCACCAGTTCTCGGAGTTTTCTAGACTCTTTTTCTATTACCCCGCAAAACCGGGAAAGTTCAATATCATCCATTGTGGTACCACCTTGACAATTAGCATTTGTTTTTGATCTTTAAAAGATTTTCGGCAAAATGGAGAAAACAAGTTGTGGAAATTTATGGAGAATAGAACCTTAAATTTATTTGTTACATAATCTGGGTAAAATTTAGTTTCGAAAAGTAAATTGTAACAGAATTAACAATGTAAAAGTTATCTCCATTTGCTGAGTTTGATAATGAGACTATCCCCACAAATTTTGATTTTCCTTTAGTAGCTTTTCCTTTTGATTTCATCAATCACCATTCCAATTCCTCCCAGTAGTCTTCGGGAACGTTTACCAAAAGGCCCCATTTGTAGTCAAACTTTCCCCTGGCGGGCATCGTTGGATCAAGGAGTGAGAAGCTTCCCCTCTCTCTGTCTGAAAGTTGAATCTTTTCCTCTAGCCCCAAACCTAGACGTTCACTAATATATC is a genomic window containing:
- a CDS encoding chromosome assembly protein, encoding MKILDRFRKNPIEKLSLRELQEEEIRLRNRLERTKKEINNIERKKKQLFQEGVGADVLKKKMLAQEIKSLDMEQKLKLRDFMTAQRQYTLVKNLIIVKRYEKELRKVGIWDKLIKVEPELLERFLIKVNLDGKEFDEMVSSLNRVFEMEIAEFEATEDQTERELMEAWAKVEAGEADTEEVLEKIKEKELSKEMEEF